The Camelina sativa cultivar DH55 chromosome 14, Cs, whole genome shotgun sequence genome includes a window with the following:
- the LOC104739010 gene encoding chromatin assembly factor 1 subunit A-B produces the protein MAGVSLKCGDCGALLKSVEEAQEHAELTSHSNFAESTEAVLNLVCTTCSKPCRSKTESDLHTKRTGHTEFVDKTLETVKPISLEAPKVSMEIDDNSSGSGEAAEEMIVPDVDKNILEELEAMGFPKARATRALHYSGNASLEAAVNWVVEHENDPDVDEMPKVPANSNVGPAKPALTPEEVKIKAQELRERARKKKEEEEKRMEREREKERIRIGKELLEAKRMEEENERKRIMFLRKAEKEEEKRAREKIRQKLEEDRAERRRKLGLPPEDPATATAKPSVPVVEEKKSSLPIRPATKTEQMRECLRSLKQTHKDEDAKVKRAFQTLLTYMGNVAKNPDEEKFRKIRLTNQTFQDRVGSMRGGIEFMELCGFEKIEGGEFLFLPRDKIDSAIINSAGTELNSAINNPFFGVL, from the exons ATGGCAGGAGTATCGCTCAAGTGTGGCGATTGTGGTGCGCTGCTGAAGTCCGTGGAAGAGGCTCAGGAGCACGCTGAGCTCACCTCTCACTCCAACTTCGCCGAGTCCACTGAGGCCGTGCTCAATCTCGTTTGTACTACATGCAGCAAGCCTTGTCGCTCTAAAACT GAAAGCGATTTGCACACGAAAAGAACAGGGCATACTGAGTTTGTAGATAAGACATTGGAGACGGTAAAACCCATCAGCTTGGAAGCTCCTAAGGTTTCTATGGAGATTGACGATAATTCTAGTGGTAGTGGAGAGGCTGCTGAAG AGATGATTGTTCCAGACGTTGACAAAAACATTCTCGAGGAGCTTGAAGCGATGGGCTTCCCTAAAGCTCGAGCTACCCGAGCCCTCCACTACTCTG GCAATGCCAGTCTCGAGGCTGCAGTTAATTGGGTGGTGGAGCATGAGAATGATCCTGACGTAGATGAAATGCCAAAG GTACCTGCCAACTCTAATGTTGGGCCTGCTAAACCTGCTCTTACGCCAGAAGAAGTGAAGATAAAAGCACAAGAATTAAG GGAACGTGCacggaagaagaaagaagaggaagaaaaacgGATGGAacgtgagagagagaag GAGCGAATAAGAATTGGCAAGGAACTCTTAGAAGCAAAGCggatggaagaagaaaacgaaagaaagcg TATAATGTTTTTGCGCAAagctgagaaagaagaagaaaaacgtGCTAGGGAAAAGATCCGCCAAAAACTTGAAGAAGACAGG GCTGAGAGAAGGCGGAAACTCGGATTGCCTCCGGAAGATCCTGCAACTGCAACGGCAAAACCTTCAGTGCCAGttgtggaggagaagaag TCTTCATTGCCTATTAGACCCGCCACAAAGACTGAACAAATGCGAGAATGCTTAAGGTCCCTTAAGCAAACCCACAAg GATGAGGATGCTAAAGTGAAGAGAGCGTTCCAGACTCTGCTGACGTACATGGGAAATGTTGCTAAGAATCCAGATGAGGAGAAATTCCGGAAAATTAGACTCACAAACCAAACATTTCAG GACAGGGTTGGTTCAATGAGAGGAGGCATAGAGTTCATGGAGCTATGTGGGTTTGAGAAAATTGAAGGAGGAGAGTTCTTGTTCTTACCTAGAGACAAGATTGATTCAGCCATTATCAACTCAGCTGGAACAGAGCTCAATTCCGCCATCAACAACCCTTTCTTTGGAGTTCTTTAA
- the LOC109128627 gene encoding uncharacterized protein At1g43920, Chloroplastic-like gives MGERFKKFPKKCRCGESVVMKTSNTVRNPGRLFHACPFGEHDNRGHVFKWTDTCMVEEIEDLIEKVTKLEGASMKMEKDFNVCESEIGILTMDTRVCEAVVEKEVGELKMQLRSLKNIVVECMMYDVVLNE, from the exons ATGGGTGAGCGATTCAAAAAATTTCCTAAGAAGTGTCGGTGTGGAGAAAGTGTagtgatgaagacgtcaaacaCGGTTAGAAACCCTGGAAGACTGTTTCATGCTTGTCCATTTGGAGAACAT GACAATAGGGGTCATGTGTTCAAATGGACGGATACATGTatggttgaagagattgaagactTGATAGAGAAAGTTACTAAGCTTGAAGGAGCTTCgatgaaaatggaaaaagacTTCAATGTTTGTGAATCAGAAATTGGCATTTTGACAATGGATACTCGTGTATGTGAGGCTGTGGTTGAGAAGGAGGTTGGAGAGTTGAAAATGCAGCTTCGTAGCTTGAAGAACATTGTAGT tgaATGTATGATGTATGATGTTGTattgaatgaatga
- the LOC104739012 gene encoding ubiquitin carboxyl-terminal hydrolase 2-like, giving the protein MGKKAKKKARAPTKEIQTTTFSKEVSEEPPSQAGEIAEVDVRAVKETQACVHFDKGLNLDKVIDKIKSSRQIKCDQCKEGVYGKRGTKAKGNKGKKEFSSSDKKAIWLCLECGCYVCGGVGLPTGPQSHVVRHIRLTRHRLVLQWENPQLRWCFPCHSLLPVEKEENGEKKDVLSEVIELIKGRSLNNLASSDIEDQCSGSGSITSDIKLEVAVTSGIEARDGYVVRGLVNLGNTCFFNSIMQNLLSLDQLRDHFLKEDGSVVGGPLASSLKKLFAETKPEAGLKSAINPRAFFGSFCSKAPQFRGYDQHDSHELLRCLLDSLGTEESALRKKRGDSDNYQKSTLIDSVFGGETSSIVSCMECGHSSKVYEPFLDLSLPVPFKKTPPKKPQTVSRAKKAKLPPKRVPKNVSKVSKVSKVPPSKTLSELNSPGKALVVVADSDTSCSTFAPLENGPVLETTSVITLDSKQASESATQTETGFDSFWLDIIGPETSGDEMNMDMQKDGIENVSTTEANQIVPGPNIPASTSVSSSDQTLEGNAERQMLDEKAEAILDEKDVQATQSDECPATSDIFAEINQASCIGGDPGIGESSSSVNPWDEEELPLMVADSQILYMPYKEISCDDKTVPESECEASSSFVTGDHEPQNSDFVDFGGLFDEPEMTEGPVFGPPSKAEASSGVGFMVFSSESDPEEIDDSDSPVSVERCLAHFTKPEILSDDNAWHCENCSKNLKLQRLREKQISKNDESRSSDTSNGWLKENEIGNGVSGENDVLAVMKDPSDTCSAEDHSTNGIKATSSHSANESDSKGAQDEEEDSEKLITVKRDATKRVLINKSPPVLTIHLKRFSQDLRGRLSKLNGHVAFKEVIDLRQYMDSRCREEDPPVYRLAGLVEHSGTMRGGHYVAYVRGGQRVKETESSSTVWYNVSDAHVRQVSWEKVLHSEAYILFYERIFPQD; this is encoded by the exons ATGGGGAAGAAAGCGAAGAAGAAGGCCCGAGCTCCAACAAAGGAGATTCAAACCACCACATTTTCCAAGGAGGTCTCTGAAGAGCCGCCTAGTCAAGCCGGGGAAATAGCTGAGGTTGATGTTAGAGCAGTTAAGGAGACCCAAGCTTGTGTGCATTTCGACAAGGGTCTCAATTTGGATAAAGTGATTGATAAGATCAAGTCTTCCCGGCAGATTAAGTGTGACCAATGCAAGGAAGGGGTCTATGGTAAGAGAGGAACTAAAGCAAAGGGAAATAAGGGGAAAAAAGAATTTTCTTCTTCGGACAAAAAAGCTATTTGGCTTTGTTTGGAATGTGGCTGTTATGTGTGTGGGGGTGTTGGTTTACCAACTGGACCTCAGAGTCATGTTGTGAGACATATCAGATTGACGCGTCACCGGTTGGTGCTTCAATGGGAAAATCCCCAGTTAAGATGGTGTTTCCCATGCCATTCGCTTCTCCCtgttgaaaaagaagagaatggtGAGAAGAAAGACGTGCTGTCAGAGGTTATTGAATTGATTAAAGGAAGATCTTTAAACAACTTAGCTTCATCTGATATCGAAGACCAGTGCTCAGGAAGTGGCAGCATCACTAGTGATATCAAGTTAGAAGTTGCTGTGACCAGTGGTATAGAAGCAAGAGATGGTTATGTTGTGCGAGGTTTAGTTAACCTTGGGAACACATGTTTCTTTAATTCGATAATGCAGAATCTTCTTTCTTTGGATCAATTACGCGATCACTTCTTGAAGGAGGATGGATCTGTGGTCGGTGGGCCTCTTGCATCTTCCCTGAAGAAATTATTCGCTGAAACGAAACCTGAGGCAGGCTTGAAGAGTGCGATCAATCCTAGAGCCTTTTTTGGGTCTTTCTGTTCTAAGGCACCCCAGTTTAGGGGATATGACCAGCATGATAGCCACGAGTTGCTACGCTGTTTACTAGATTCGTTGGGCACCGAAGAGTCAGCCTTGAGAAAGAAGCGTGGTGATTCTGATAATTATCAGAAATCTACTCTCATAGATTCTGTATTTGGGGGAGAAACTTCAAGCATTGTTTCTTGTATGGAGTGCGGGCATTCCTCAAAAGTTTATGAGCCATTTTTGGATCTCTCCTTACCCGTACCGTTCAAGAAAACTCCTCCGAAAAAGCCGCAAACTGTTTCTCGAGCAAAAAAAGCTAAGCTTCCACCAAAAAGAGTCCCCAAGAATGTGTCAAAGGTCAGTAAGGTTTCAAAAGTTCCCCCAAGTAAGACTCTTTCGGAACTGAATTCTCCTGGAAAAGCTTTGGTTGTCGTAGCTGATTCGGATACATCCTGTTCTACTTTTGCACCCCTTGAAAATGGTCCTGTTTTAGAGACTACTTCAGTTATAACTCTTGACAGTAAACAGGCCTCAGAAAGTGCAACACAAACTGAAACTGGTTTCGATAGCTTCTGGTTGGATATTATTGGACCAGAAACTTCTGGAGATGAGATGAATATGGATATGCAAAAAGATGGTATTGAAAATGTCTCAACAACTGAGGCTAATCAAATTGTACCAGGTCCAAATATTCCGGCCAGTACCTCAGTTTCATCAAGTGATCAGACTTTGGAAGGTAACGCAGAGAGGCAGATGCTAGATGAAAAGGCGGAAGCCATTTTAGATGAAAAAGATGTACAAGCTACGCAGTCTGATGAATGCCCAGCTACAAGTGATATTTTTGCTGAAATCAATCAAGCTAGTTGCATCGGTGGTGATCCTGGTATAGGGGAAAGTTCTTCCTCGGTGAATCCTTGGGACGAGGAAGAGCTTCCTTTGATGGTTGCAGACTCACAGATTCTGTACATGCCATACAAAGAAATATCCTGTGATGATAAGACGGTACCGGAAAGTGAATGTGAGGCTTCATCTTCATTTGTTACTGGTGATCATGAACCACAAAATagtgattttgttgattttggtgGTTTATTTGATGAGCCTGAGATGACCGAAGGACCTGTTTTTGGACCTCCTTCCAAGGCTGAAGCTT CTTCAGGAGTTGGTTTTATGGTGTTCAGCAGCGAGTCTGATCCTGAAGAAATCGATGACTCGGATTCACCGGTGTCTGTTGAGAGGTGTTTGGCTCATTTCACAAAGCCTGAGATTTTGTCGGATGACAATGCTTGGCACTGCGAGAACTGTTCAAAGAACCTTAAACTCCAACGGTTGAGAGAAAAGCAAATATCCAAAAACGATGAATCAAGATCAAGTGACACCAGCAACGGATGgctgaaagaaaatgaaattggaAATGGAGTTTCTGGAGAAAACGATGTTTTGGCTGTTATGAAAGATCCAAGTGATACTTGTAGTGCCGAGGATCATAGCACTAATGGAATAAAAGCTACGAGTTCTCACTCAGCTAATGAAAGTGATTCTAAAGGAGctcaagatgaagaagaagattctgagaAACTGATCACAGTAAAGAGAGATGCAACTAAAAGAGTACTCATAAACAAATCCCCACCTGTCTTAACAATCCATCTAAAACGATTCAGCCAAGATTTGCGTGGTAGGCTAAGCAAGCTAAATGGTCATGTTGCTTTCAAAGAGGTCATTGATCTTCGCCAGTATATGGACTCCAG atGTAGGGAAGAAGACCCACCCGTTTACAGACTGGCTGGATTGGTGGAGCATTCAGGAACGATGAGAGGAGGTCATTATGTGGCGTATGTAAGAGGAGGTCAGCGAGTTAAAGAGACTGAATCATCTTCCACAGTGTGGTATAACGTAAGCGATGCACATGTTAGACAGGTTTCATGGGAAAAGGTTCTGCATTCTGAAGCTTATATCTTGTTCTACGAACGGATCTTCCCACAAGACTGA
- the LOC104739013 gene encoding protein arginine N-methyltransferase PRMT10: protein MRGSNNGGTMGGRAAGTGGGGPSAPVDKEVDYAQYFCTYSFLYHQKDMLSDRVRMDAYFNAVFQNKHHFEGKTVLDVGTGSGILAIWSAQAGARKVYAVEATKMADHARALVKANNLDHIVEVIEGSVEDISLPERVDVIISEWMGYFLLRESMFDSVISARDRWLKPTGVMYPSHARMWLAPIKSNMADRKRNDFDGAMADWHNFSDEIKSYYGVDMEVLTKPFAEEQEKYYIQTAMWNDLNPQQIIGTPTIVKEMDCLTASVSEIEEVRSSVSSVINVEHTRLCGFGGWFDVQFLGRKEDPAQQEIELTTAPSEQHCTHWGQQVFIMSNPINVEEGDNLNLGLVMSRSKENHRLMEVELNCEIKESSGKPKESFKKTYFIE, encoded by the exons ATGAGGGGCTCCAACAACGGCGGCACAATGGGCGGACGAGCGGCCGGAACCGGCGGAGGTGGACCGTCGGCTCCAGTTGACAAAGAAGTTGACTACGCTCAGTACTTTTGCACTTACTCCTTCCTCTACCACCAGAAAGATATGCTCTCCGACCGTGTCCGTATGGATGCTTACTTCAATGCTGTTTTCCAGAACAAACATCACTTTGAGGGCAAG ACTGTCTTAGACGTGGGCACCGGAAGTGGAATACTTGCTATTTGGTCAGCTCAAGCTGGTGCTAGGAAGGTTTATGCAGTTGAAGCTACTAAAATGGCTGATCATGCTCGTGCCCTTGTCAAAGCCAATAACCTTGACCATATTGTTGAAGTCATTGAAGGCTCAGTCGAGGATATTTCATTGCCAGAGAGGG TTGATGTGATTATCTCGGAGTGGATGGGATACTTCCTTCTGCGGGAGTCCATGTTTGATTCTGTGATTAGTGCTCGTGACCGATGGTTAAAGCCGACTGGTGTCAT GTACCCTAGTCATGCTCGCATGTGGCTTGCGCCTATCAAATCCAATATGGCAGATCGgaagaggaatgattttgatgGGGCAATGGCGGACTGGCATAACTTTTCTGATGAGATCAAAAGTTACTATGGGGTTGATATGGAAGTTCTAACAAAACCATTTGCTGAAGAGCAAGAAAAGTATTACATACAG ACGGCTATGTGGAATGACTTGAATCCACAACAAATCATAGGCACCCCTACAATTGTCAAAGAGATGGATTGTTTGACTGCCTCTGTCAGTGAAATTGAGGAAGTCAGATCAAGTGTATCGTCAGTCATCAATGTGGAGCACACAAGGCTATGTGGTTTTGGTGGATGGTTCGATGTTCAGTTCTTG GGGAGAAAAGAAGACCCTGCACAGCAAGAAATCGAGTTGACCACAGCTCCGAGTGAGCAGCACTGCACGCATTGGGGTCAACAG GTATTCATTATGTCGAATCCTATAAATGTTGAGGAAGGTGATAACCTGAATCTTGGTTTGGTAATGAGCCGGTCAAAGGAAAATCACAGACTAATGGAGGTTGAGCTTAATTGTGAAATAAAAGAGTCATCTGGCAAACCCAAAGAATCTTTCAAGAAGACTTACTTCATAGagtga
- the LOC104739014 gene encoding high mobility group B protein 15-like, with the protein MVSKGMASSSCLKQGSVPMNNVCVTPEATYEAVVADPRLFMSSLERLHSLLGTKFMVPIIGGRDLDLHKLFVEVTSRGGINKILNERRWKEVTATFVFPPTATNASYVLRKYYFSLLNNYEQIYYFRTNGQVPPDSMQTPSARPGLMQGAIRPAHELPGLNFTPQPRINPGEFFGGPVAGSDVVGVIDGKFENGYLVTVTMGSEQLKGVLYQLIPQNTGAHQTPQQSHGVLPNTWNSSANPLGVTGGVAKRRRRRKISEIKRRDPAHPKPNRSGYNFFFAEQHARLKPLHPGKDRDISRMIGELWNKLHEDEKSIYQGKAMEDKERYRSEMEVYNEKQKTEQPISNAIPLQQRPPEQNVDLAEADLPIDEAEEDDEEGDSSGFSGESEPHDYDQSGDTDPELEESSMNPSVLNPNPNPSEMVVAPNEKSGDVVMETSPMKKADEPTVPVTAEQN; encoded by the exons ATGGTTAGCAAAG GAATGGCATCAAGCTCTTGTCTTAAGCAAGGGTCAGTGCCAATGAACAATGTTTGTGTTACCCCTGAAGCAACGTATGAGGCTGTGGTTGCAGACCCTAGGCTTTTCATGTCTTCCTTGGAAAGGCTGCACTCTCTCTTGGGTACTAAATTCAT GGTTCCGATCATAGGagggagagatttggacttgcaCAAGCTTTTTGTTGAGGTAACCTCTCGTGGTGGAATCAATAAG ATACTTAATGAAAGGAGGTGGAAAGAAGTAACTGCTACTTTTGTCTTTCCTCCAACAGCAACAAACGCATCCTATGTCCTGCGCAAATACTACTTCTCGCTGCTTAACAATTATGAGCAAATCTATTACTTCAGAACTAATGGCCAGGTTCCTCCAG ACTCTATGCAGACCCCATCTGCTAGACCAGGACTTATGCAGGGAGCCATTAGACCTGCACATGAACTCCCAGGTCTAAACTTTACCCCACAGCCGAGGATCAATCCTGGAGAATTCTTCGGAG GACCTGTTGCTGGATCAGATGTGGTTGGAGTGATCGatggaaaatttgaaaatggTTACCTTGTAACTGTAACAATGGGATCAGAGCAGCTTAAAGGAGTTCTGTATCAGCTAATTCCTCAGAACACAGGTGCTCATCAAACTCCGCAACAGAGCCATGGTGTACTCCCCAACACTTGGAACAGTTCTGCCAATCCTCTGGGTGTTACCGGAGGAGTAGCAAAACGCCGTAGGAGAAGAAAGATATCAGAGATTAAAAGACGTGATCCTGCTCATCCAAAACCCAACAGAAGTGGGTATAACTTCTTTTTCGCCGAGCAGCACGCGAGGCTGAAACCACTTCATCCCGGTAAGGATAGGGATATCAGCAGGATGATTGGTGAACTATGGAACAAGCTGCATGAAGATGAGAAATCG aTTTACCAAGGGAAGGCAATGGAGGACAAAGAGAGATACCGAAGTGAAATGGAAGTTTACAATGAGAAGCAAAAGACTGAACAGCCCATAAGCAACGCTATTCCGCTGCAACAGAGACCTCCAGAGCAAAACGTAGACTTAGCTGAAGCTGATCTTCCAATAGACGAAgccgaagaagatgatgaagaaggtgaCTCAAGCGGTTTCTCAGGTGAAAGCGAGCCACATGATTATGATCAGAGCGGAGATACTGATCCTGAATTGGAAGAGTCATCAATGAACCCCTCAGTTCTAAACCCAAACCCTAACCCGTCCGAGATGGTTGTTGCACCTAACGAGAAAAGTGGCGATGTTGTGATGGAAACATCTCCAATGAAGAAAGCCGATGAGCCTACCGTGCCGGTGACAGCTGAGCAGAACTGA
- the LOC104739015 gene encoding uncharacterized protein LOC104739015, whose amino-acid sequence MPCLYTQDWNFTGLVGAFLNLSVAYLLLCTSLCIHLLLRFLGFLGLPLPRFHNGRFCDANIMRKCLVDCASEKISAVDRSIKSKIPFGSITSDDDSNKFVELKLVRKNSGDVSNARVKAETEDSSREEQNVMNNNKELGRFDLMTVQGLKGKRFVTRKSRNSLKNHRRGRVNCASLSSISSPEAFDDPTVKSHLTTNPYNVFLTAKDERCSSDDRKGFISHWPKLEKTESFNEQVNSNISSAEQSFFRNAEENSVRVLEESLKEERAARAAVCVELDKERSAAASAADEAMAMIHRLQDEKAAVEMEARQFQRMVEEKSTFDAEEMVILKDILIRREREKHFLEKEVEAYRHLLVETEDALECSLNTRDNNLTTAKTVKQEHRQHQDSQERRALLVQELDGTVIDMPYREEAENRDKNRDLYKSDSEVAYSRVRDVYMVKDETENISNKKKNLEDSSVSKPKESSEENSTMIVSGIARKLPPLCRPRKKSLSSSGSRRKSMSAVDYERLKIENEVELLRERLKAVQEERAELTRRASLPSLSSKVRVTSEKRGNWRRSSMDLHSS is encoded by the exons ATGCCGTGTTTATATACGCAAGATTGGAATTTCACTGGTCTCGTAGGAGCCTTTCTGAATCTCTCCGTGGCTTATCTGCTTCTATGTACATCTCTTTGTATACATCTCTTGTTGAGATTCCTAGGGTTTCTAGGTTTACCTCTTCCAAGATTTCACAACGGACGTTTCTGCGATGCAAACATTATGAGGAAATGCCTGGTGGATTGTGCCTCAGAGAAAATCTCAGCCGTAGACCGATCTATCAAAAGCAAGATCCCTTTTGGTTCGATCACTAGCGACGATGATTCGAACAAGTTTGTCGAGTTGAAGCTGGTGAGAAAGAACAGTGGTGATGTAAGTAACGCTAGAGTTAAAGCTGAAACAGAGGATTCgtcaagagaagaacaaaacgtgatgaacaacaacaaggaaCTTGGTAGGTTTGATCTGATGACCGTTCAGGGTTTGAAAGGCAAGCGTTTTGTTACTCGAAAATCAAGAAACAGTCTTAAAAACCATAGGAGAGGTCGTGTGAATTGTGCAAGTCTTTCATCGATTTCTTCACCAGAAGCTTTTGATGATCCCACCGTAAAATCCCATTTGACGACGAATCCTTATAATGTCTTTCTCACAGCTAAAGATGAGAGATGTTCCAGTGATGACCGCAAAGGTTTTATCTCTCACTGGCCAAAATTGGAAAAAACTGAGTCATTTAATGAACAGGTAAACTCCAATATTTCATCAGCAGAACAATCTTTTTTCAGAAACGCAGAGGAAAACTCTGTTAGGGTTTTGGAAGAATCATTGAAAGAAGAGCGAGCAGCTCGAGCAGCTGTTTGTGTTGAGCTCGACAAAGAGAGAAGCGCTGCAGCATCAGCAGCGGATGAAGCGATGGCGATGATACATAGGCTGCAAGACGAGAAGGCAGCTGTAGAAATGGAAGCGAGGCAGTTCCAGAGAATGGTTGAAGAGAAATCGACTTTTGATGCTGAAGAGATGGTCATACTCAAAGACATTTTGATACGGCGTGAGAGGGAAAAACATTTCTTGGAGAAAGAAGTTGAAGCTTATAGACATCTACTCGTGGAGACAGAGGACGCATTAGAATGTTCTTTAAATACAAGAGATAATAATCTTACAACTGCAAAGACGGTGAAACAGGAACATAGACAACATCAAGACTCTCAAGAGAGAAGAGCTTTGCTCGTTCAAGAACTCGATGGAACGGTTATTGATATGCCTTATAGAGAAGAAGCTGAAAACAGAGATAAAAACAGAGATCTGTATAAATCAGATTCAGAAGTCGCCTACTCACGTGTGCGTGATGTTTATATGGTGAAGGACGAAACAGAGAACATTagtaataagaagaagaatcttgaagACTCCTCTGTTAGCAAACCTAAAGAATCATCGGAGGAAAACAGTACTATGATTGTCTCGGGTATTGCTAGAAAGCTTCCTCCATTATGTCGTCCACGCAAGAAATCGCTGAGCTCTTCGGGTTCAAGGAGAAAATCAATGTCTGCGGTTGATTACGAGAGGTTAAAGATTGAGAATGAAGTGGAATTGTTGAGAGAAAGATTAAAGGCTGTTCAAGAGGAAAGAGCGGAGCTTACGAGACGAGCATCTTTGCCTTCTTTATCATCAAAG GTTAGGGTTACGTCAGAGAAGCGAGGTAATTGGAGAAGATCTTCGATGGATCTTCACTCTTCTTGA
- the LOC104739017 gene encoding uncharacterized protein LOC104739017: MALFRVIPSRKLQPLFFSRRVVANVDQFELPCLVSRRAFFSTQKLIGDEPVLVRDFIHTALYDPKHGYFSQLSKSVGVLERSIKFNQLEGRKAYMKLLEKVYKQSDISWFTPVEFFKPWYAHGIAEAILRTTNLSVPLKIYEIGGGSGTCAKGVLDYIMLNAPERIYNNMSYISVEISPSLAKIQKETVAQVGSHLSKFRVECRDASDLSGWKNVEQQPCWVIMLEVLDNLPHDLVYSKSQISPWMEVLVENKPESEALSELYKPLEDPLIKRCIEIVEYEDDPVSKRKEIWSKLFPKPRRSWLPTGCLKLLEVLHTKLPKMSLIASDFSFLPDVKVPGERAPLVSTKKDGCSSDYSSYLDAKGDADIFFPTDFWLLERMDHYCSGWRKTEKDGTPSKKGRKRRTLTLDTSAFMDEFGLPSKTRTKDGYNPLLDDFKNTKFYLSVPTHNTK, encoded by the exons ATGGCTCTCTTTCGAGTTATCCCTTCACGGAAGCTTCAACCGCTGTTTTTCAGTAGAAGAGTTGTTGCAAATGTCGATCAATTCGAGCTGCCATGCCTTGTGTCGCGTCGAGCTTTCTTCTCTACTCAGAAGCTCATAGGCGATGAACCAGTACTC GTACGAGATTTCATACACACAGCATTATATGATCCAAAACACGGCTACTTCTCTCAACTATCAAAATCTGTTGGGGTTTTGGAGAGAAGCATTAAGTTCAACCAGCTTGAAG GGAGGAAAGCGTATATGAAACTCTTGGAAAAAGTATACAAGCAGAGTGACATTTCTTGGTTTACTCCCGTGGAGTTTTTCAAG CCTTGGTATGCTCATGGGATTGCAGAAGCTATACTGCGTACCACAAATCTCTCAGTTCCATTAAAg ATCTATGAAATTGGTGGTGGATCCGGCACGTGTGCTAAGGGTGTATTGGACTATATAATGTTGAATGCTCCGGAGAGAATCTACAATAACATGAGCTACAT TTCTGTAGAAATCAGTCCTTCACTGGCTAAGATTCAAAAGGAAACTGTTGCACAAGTTGGAAGTCATCTATCAAAGTTCCGAGTTGAGTGCCGTGATGCATCTGATCTATCTGGATGGA AGAATGTGGAGCAACAACCGTGCTGGGTGATAATGCTTGAG GTGCTAGATAATCTCCCACATGATCTTGTCTATTCCAAAAGTCAAATTTCCCCATGGATGGAAGTCTTGGTTGAGAATAAACCAGAGAG CGAAGCACTCTCTGAGCTATACAAGCCTTTAGAAGATCCACTGATCAAGCGCTGCATTGAAATTGTTGAATATGAAGATGATCCGGTTTCAAAACGAAAGGAAATCTGGTCTAAACTATTCCCCAAACCTAGACGTAGTTGGCTTCCGACAGGTTGTTTG AAACTGCTAGAGGTTTTGCATACAAAGTTGCCAAAGATGTCCCTAATTGCTTCGGACTTTAGCTTCTTGCCCGATGTGAAAGTTCCTGGTGAAAGAGCCCCACTGGTTTCAACAAAG AAAGATGGGTGTAGCTCAGATTACAGTAGTTATCTAGACGCAAAG GGTGATGCTGATATATTTTTTCCAACCGATTTCTGGCTATTGGAACGAATGGACCATTATTGTTCTGGTTGGAGGAAGACGGAAAAGGATGGAACACCATCCAAAAAAGGAAGGAAAAGGAGAACTCTCACT CTCGATACATCAGCATTCATGGATGAGTTCGGTTTACCTTCAAAGACGAGAACAAAGGACGGATATAACCCCTTACTTGATGACTTCAAGAACACTAAGTTCTATCTTAGTGTCCCAACACACAACACCAAGTAG